In a single window of the Halalkalicoccus subterraneus genome:
- a CDS encoding DUF460 domain-containing protein, with product MSARTSALETLIFGVDIQSGDVRGDAPSYAVVAFDGENIDRDVVSYRKLRRLIDREEPDILATDNVYELAADKDALVGFLRDLPSETKLVQVTGAQRPEPLSRVASRHGVPYGKKPMKEAEAAARLAAGNVGHEVSAFTNTTRIKVSRGRSTGKGGWSADRYTRRIHGAVRKRAREIESELDGAGLEYEQNVTEKYGGYSRAVFVVEADPHEIPVSTGRAGDVRVEMARERTDGIEFEPLAKRRDHVLVGIDPGTTTAVAIVGIDGEVLDVLSTRTADTAAVIEWIIERGRPFVVAADVRPMPNTVEKIRRSFDAASWVPGTDLPVDEKQHRTRKEGYDNDHERDALAAALFAYDDHEEQFERVARKTPARIDTGEVIARVVGGESVETVLETYEEDDGGDEEDATESSQPERSPEQKRIARLETQVERLKSHVSDLKGTVETKDERIDRLEGELTERRSEERKRVRRKRDITRLERETDRLERERDEAYEERDALAEKLDRLKELWKLDHSNFADVEDEKRDLVSVKPIEKFSVDAIEAAEDAYGLSKGDVILLRDASGAGPKTARRLADRSPRVVLKEGGLSDSADEVLFEAGIPVGPASEVTVQEIDELAVARESEVEAVIEEWHDRAEERRRERNASMVDQVISEHRAGDNQV from the coding sequence GTGAGTGCGCGAACGAGTGCCCTCGAGACGCTGATCTTCGGCGTCGACATCCAGAGCGGCGACGTCCGGGGCGACGCCCCCTCGTATGCCGTCGTCGCCTTCGACGGGGAGAACATCGACCGTGACGTCGTCTCCTACCGAAAGCTCCGCCGGCTGATCGACCGGGAGGAGCCCGACATCCTCGCGACGGACAACGTCTACGAACTGGCCGCCGACAAGGACGCCCTCGTCGGCTTTCTCCGGGACCTACCGAGCGAAACGAAGCTGGTGCAGGTCACCGGCGCACAGCGGCCCGAACCCCTCTCGCGGGTCGCCTCCCGTCACGGCGTTCCGTATGGAAAAAAGCCGATGAAGGAGGCCGAGGCTGCCGCCCGACTCGCGGCGGGCAACGTCGGCCACGAGGTCAGCGCCTTTACCAACACCACCCGAATCAAGGTCTCTCGGGGGCGATCGACGGGCAAGGGCGGCTGGAGCGCGGACCGCTACACCCGCCGGATTCACGGCGCAGTCAGAAAGCGGGCCCGCGAGATCGAATCGGAACTCGACGGGGCGGGGCTGGAGTACGAACAGAACGTCACGGAGAAATACGGCGGCTACTCGCGGGCAGTCTTCGTCGTCGAGGCCGATCCCCACGAGATCCCCGTCTCGACGGGGCGGGCGGGCGACGTCCGCGTCGAGATGGCCCGCGAGCGCACCGACGGTATCGAGTTCGAGCCGCTGGCGAAACGGCGCGATCACGTCCTCGTGGGGATCGACCCCGGGACGACCACGGCCGTGGCGATCGTCGGGATCGACGGTGAGGTCCTCGACGTCCTGAGCACGAGAACCGCCGACACCGCCGCGGTCATCGAGTGGATCATCGAGCGCGGTCGACCGTTCGTCGTCGCCGCGGACGTGCGGCCGATGCCGAACACCGTCGAGAAGATCCGCCGGAGTTTCGACGCGGCGAGTTGGGTCCCCGGAACCGACCTCCCGGTCGACGAAAAGCAGCACCGAACTCGAAAGGAGGGCTACGACAACGACCACGAGCGCGACGCACTGGCCGCGGCGCTGTTCGCGTACGACGACCACGAAGAGCAGTTCGAGCGGGTCGCCCGGAAGACACCCGCACGGATCGACACCGGCGAGGTGATCGCCCGCGTGGTCGGCGGCGAGAGCGTCGAAACCGTTCTTGAGACCTACGAGGAGGACGACGGCGGGGACGAGGAGGACGCGACGGAGTCCTCTCAACCCGAGCGCAGCCCGGAACAGAAGCGCATCGCCCGCCTCGAAACGCAGGTCGAGCGGCTCAAAAGCCACGTGAGCGACCTGAAGGGGACCGTCGAGACGAAGGACGAGCGGATCGACAGGCTCGAAGGCGAACTCACCGAGCGCCGCAGCGAGGAGCGAAAGCGGGTTCGACGGAAGCGTGATATCACGCGTCTCGAACGCGAGACCGACCGCCTCGAACGCGAGCGCGACGAGGCCTACGAGGAACGGGACGCGCTCGCGGAGAAGCTCGACAGGCTCAAGGAACTCTGGAAGCTCGATCACTCGAACTTCGCGGACGTCGAGGACGAGAAACGCGATCTGGTCTCCGTCAAGCCGATCGAGAAGTTCTCCGTCGATGCGATCGAGGCCGCCGAGGACGCCTACGGGCTCTCGAAGGGCGACGTGATCCTGCTCCGGGACGCGAGCGGCGCGGGCCCGAAGACGGCCCGTCGGCTCGCCGATCGTTCCCCGAGAGTCGTCCTCAAAGAGGGGGGGCTATCGGATAGCGCCGACGAGGTCCTCTTCGAGGCGGGAATTCCCGTCGGTCCCGCAAGCGAGGTCACCGTCCAGGAGATCGACGAACTCGCCGTCGCGCGCGAGAGCGAGGTCGAAGCCGTCATCGAGGAGTGGCACGACCGGGCCGAGGAGCGCCGCCGCGAGCGAAACGCCTCGATGGTCGATCAGGTGATCAGCGAACACCGTGCGGGCGACAACCAGGTCTGA
- the rnz gene encoding ribonuclease Z — protein sequence MTLRVTFLGTSGAVPTARRNPSGIYLNREGEELLFDCGEGTQRQMMRFRTGFSISAVFLTHVHGDHVLGLPGLCQTLDFNDRADPLAIYTPRGTRHTVEDLVGALDARLGYPLEVREAAPGETVHGGEEYEVRAFRTEHRTRSVGYALVESDRKGRFDRERAEELGVPVGPKFGALHSGESIELEDGTAVEPEQVVGPPRPGRRVVYTGDTRPTEEGREAAADADLLIHDATFGDDWAERARETGHATAREAGELAAHAGAKRLALTHISSRYAGDASELAREASEAHDEAFVAEDGLEVEVSFPE from the coding sequence ATGACCTTACGCGTGACCTTTCTGGGGACCAGCGGCGCGGTTCCCACCGCCCGACGCAACCCGAGCGGGATCTACCTCAACCGCGAGGGTGAGGAGTTACTCTTCGACTGTGGAGAGGGCACCCAACGCCAGATGATGCGCTTCCGGACGGGGTTTTCGATCTCGGCGGTCTTCCTCACTCACGTCCACGGCGACCACGTCCTCGGACTACCCGGATTGTGCCAGACGCTCGACTTCAACGACCGGGCCGATCCCCTCGCCATCTACACGCCCCGCGGGACCCGCCATACCGTCGAGGACCTCGTGGGCGCGCTCGACGCTCGGCTGGGCTATCCCCTCGAAGTCCGCGAGGCCGCCCCCGGCGAGACGGTCCACGGCGGCGAGGAGTACGAGGTCCGGGCCTTTCGGACCGAACACCGCACCCGGTCGGTCGGCTACGCGCTCGTCGAGTCCGACAGGAAGGGCCGGTTCGACCGCGAGCGCGCCGAGGAACTCGGCGTGCCGGTCGGCCCGAAGTTCGGCGCGCTTCACTCGGGCGAGTCGATCGAACTGGAGGACGGCACCGCAGTCGAGCCGGAACAGGTCGTCGGACCGCCCCGCCCCGGCCGGCGGGTCGTTTATACTGGCGACACCCGCCCGACCGAGGAGGGCCGCGAGGCCGCCGCGGACGCCGACCTGCTGATCCACGACGCGACCTTCGGGGACGACTGGGCCGAACGCGCCCGCGAGACGGGCCATGCCACCGCCCGCGAGGCCGGCGAACTCGCCGCCCATGCCGGGGCCAAACGCCTCGCCCTGACGCATATCTCCTCGCGCTACGCCGGCGATGCTTCCGAACTCGCCCGCGAGGCGAGCGAGGCACACGATGAGGCGTTCGTCGCCGAGGACGGGCTGGAGGTCGAGGTATCGTTCCCCGAGTAG
- the mptA gene encoding GTP cyclohydrolase MptA: MSRQLPDVQADSPDVTVGLSQVGVTGVEKLVKVARSDERPIVLMAEFEVFVDLPSWRKGADMSRNMEVINEILEDAVSEPTYRVEDVCGDAAERLLSRHDYTSRAEVSMEAEYMTRDRTPESDRETQGTVDIIAGATATEEGTREEIGTRVTGMTVCPCSQGMSAARARETLENLDVDDGTITEFLDRVPQAGHSQRGHATLTVESEGAPEVDLNELIDVARDSMSARIYNLAKRPDEDHMTYESHADAKFVEDCVRAMAEGVIREFPDLPSDAVVTMKQSNDESIHQHNAHAERVAELETLKAEFNGD; encoded by the coding sequence ATGAGCAGGCAACTGCCGGACGTACAAGCCGACAGCCCCGACGTGACCGTGGGACTGAGCCAGGTCGGCGTCACCGGGGTCGAGAAACTCGTCAAAGTCGCCCGTTCCGACGAGCGCCCCATCGTGCTGATGGCCGAGTTCGAGGTGTTCGTCGACCTGCCCAGTTGGCGCAAGGGTGCCGACATGAGCCGGAACATGGAGGTCATCAACGAGATCCTCGAAGACGCCGTGAGCGAACCGACCTACCGGGTCGAGGACGTCTGTGGCGACGCCGCCGAACGCTTGCTGTCGCGTCACGACTACACCTCGCGGGCGGAGGTCTCGATGGAGGCCGAGTACATGACCCGCGATCGCACGCCCGAAAGCGACCGCGAAACCCAGGGCACCGTCGACATCATCGCCGGGGCGACCGCCACGGAGGAGGGTACCCGCGAGGAGATTGGTACCCGGGTCACTGGAATGACCGTCTGTCCCTGCTCGCAGGGGATGTCCGCCGCCCGAGCGCGCGAGACCCTCGAGAACCTCGATGTCGACGACGGGACCATCACGGAGTTCCTCGATCGGGTGCCTCAGGCGGGCCACTCCCAGCGCGGGCATGCCACCCTCACCGTCGAAAGCGAGGGCGCACCCGAGGTCGATCTGAACGAGCTGATCGACGTGGCACGTGACTCGATGAGCGCGCGGATCTACAACCTCGCGAAGCGCCCCGATGAGGACCACATGACCTACGAGAGCCATGCCGACGCGAAGTTCGTCGAGGACTGCGTGCGCGCGATGGCAGAGGGCGTCATTCGGGAGTTCCCCGACCTGCCCTCCGACGCCGTCGTGACGATGAAACAGTCCAACGACGAGTCGATCCACCAGCACAACGCCCACGCCGAGCGGGTCGCGGAACTGGAGACGCTCAAAGCCGAGTTCAACGGCGACTGA
- a CDS encoding NAD(+)/NADH kinase, protein MDVGIVAQKDNARAANLADEIRETLREEDVSVQVDTATGEALSTAGVDPTAMRECDLVVSIGGDGTFLFTARGVGATPILGVNLGEVGFLNAVSPDDAVRAVTDEIEYAREVGTVRSRPVPRIKIRGEDWTLSPALNEIVIQGPQRGHGQGCTIEVRIDGSLYTGGHADGVLISTPTGSTAYNLSEDGPLVHPGVSGLVVTEMCATEPMPSLVVGDDRELSVRVDDADLAYAISDGKDQRAIEPPSRIELELAEQPAHLAGPPVDFFEALGKLD, encoded by the coding sequence ATGGACGTCGGTATCGTCGCCCAGAAGGACAACGCACGCGCAGCGAACTTGGCCGACGAGATCAGGGAGACGCTCCGCGAGGAGGACGTTTCGGTGCAGGTCGATACGGCGACCGGCGAGGCGCTCTCGACCGCGGGGGTCGACCCGACGGCGATGCGCGAGTGCGACCTCGTCGTGAGCATCGGGGGCGACGGGACCTTCCTCTTTACCGCCCGCGGGGTGGGTGCGACCCCGATTTTAGGGGTGAACCTCGGCGAGGTCGGCTTTCTGAACGCCGTTTCGCCGGACGACGCCGTTCGGGCGGTCACCGACGAGATCGAGTACGCCCGGGAGGTCGGTACGGTTCGCTCGCGGCCGGTCCCTCGAATCAAGATCCGGGGCGAGGATTGGACGCTCTCGCCGGCGCTCAACGAGATCGTGATCCAGGGCCCTCAACGCGGCCACGGCCAGGGCTGTACGATCGAGGTCCGGATCGACGGCTCGCTGTACACCGGCGGGCACGCCGACGGGGTGTTGATCTCGACGCCGACGGGTAGTACCGCCTACAACCTGAGTGAGGACGGCCCGCTCGTCCACCCCGGCGTTTCGGGACTCGTCGTCACGGAGATGTGCGCCACCGAACCGATGCCGTCGCTGGTCGTCGGCGACGACCGCGAGCTGTCCGTCCGCGTCGATGACGCCGACCTCGCGTATGCCATCAGCGACGGGAAGGACCAGCGAGCCATCGAGCCACCGTCGCGGATCGAACTCGAACTCGCCGAACAGCCGGCTCACCTGGCCGGCCCGCCGGTCGACTTCTTCGAGGCGCTTGGCAAACTCGACTGA
- a CDS encoding DUF5830 family protein, translating to MSDPVELGCELLEHCEDESLELSEAVDRLETVTTDPHLTREILDTAEKRGIIARENGLIRPQRGAFVSFESEVVVKEGEFTCRRCGAGLSTGHFIRFESGEHGPFGSSCIRKVTGRE from the coding sequence ATGAGCGATCCGGTGGAGCTGGGTTGTGAACTGCTCGAACACTGCGAGGACGAGTCCCTGGAACTCTCGGAGGCCGTCGACCGCCTCGAGACGGTAACGACAGATCCCCATCTCACCCGCGAGATCCTCGATACAGCGGAGAAACGCGGGATCATCGCGCGCGAGAACGGCCTGATCCGTCCCCAGCGGGGGGCGTTCGTCAGCTTCGAGAGCGAGGTAGTGGTGAAAGAAGGCGAGTTTACCTGTCGGCGCTGTGGGGCGGGGCTCTCGACGGGCCACTTCATCCGGTTCGAATCCGGCGAACACGGCCCCTTCGGCTCCTCGTGTATCCGGAAGGTCACCGGCCGGGAGTGA
- a CDS encoding HVO_2523 family zinc finger protein has product MSDTGGRPCPRCETPMYHRHCKYVCPNHGVIYDCADTFY; this is encoded by the coding sequence ATGAGCGACACCGGCGGCCGGCCCTGCCCGCGCTGTGAGACGCCGATGTACCACCGCCACTGCAAGTACGTCTGTCCGAACCACGGCGTGATCTACGACTGTGCGGACACCTTCTACTGA
- the ilvA gene encoding threonine ammonia-lyase, which yields MTGENPITVEDVEAARERLAEVIHRTPMDRSTTFAGMSGARSVGLKLENAQRTGSFKIRGAYNCMAQLSAEQLDRGVITASAGNHAQGVALAGDLLGIETTIVVPEITPAAKIAATRGYGAEVVVEGDIYERSYEHALELAEREGWAFVHPFDDERVIAGQGTIGLELREQYPELDTVLVAIGGGGLISGIATALTAADPSIRVLGVQPEGAAHAGRSLSEGAIYERESVDTVADGIADTRLLETTFETMRGRVDGVLTVSDAEIAAAVALAAERAKTVVEPAGAAPLAALLSGAADVADEHVAAVLSGGNVDLTDHADLVRQGLIELGRYATPRLAVDDRSRIEAIANRVAEGGAELAAVETDRRTPGDDPNRRSLVLGIEGNGPEHVGGVLAGLDGIEGVSVLDAELCDDPIFG from the coding sequence ATGACGGGCGAGAACCCGATCACCGTCGAGGACGTCGAGGCTGCACGCGAGCGCCTCGCGGAGGTGATCCACCGGACGCCGATGGATCGCTCGACGACGTTCGCGGGGATGAGCGGGGCACGTTCGGTAGGACTCAAACTCGAGAACGCCCAGCGGACGGGCTCGTTCAAGATTCGGGGGGCGTACAACTGCATGGCTCAGCTTTCGGCGGAACAGCTCGATCGGGGCGTGATCACGGCGAGCGCGGGCAACCATGCCCAGGGAGTCGCGCTCGCCGGCGACCTGTTAGGGATCGAGACGACGATCGTCGTTCCCGAAATCACGCCGGCAGCAAAGATCGCCGCGACCCGGGGCTACGGCGCGGAGGTCGTCGTCGAGGGCGACATCTACGAACGCTCCTACGAGCACGCGCTCGAACTGGCCGAGCGCGAGGGATGGGCGTTCGTCCACCCGTTCGACGACGAGCGGGTGATCGCCGGGCAAGGAACGATCGGACTCGAACTGCGCGAGCAGTACCCCGAACTCGACACCGTCCTAGTGGCGATCGGCGGTGGCGGGCTGATCTCGGGGATCGCGACCGCGCTGACGGCGGCCGATCCCTCGATTCGCGTTCTGGGCGTCCAGCCCGAGGGCGCGGCCCACGCAGGGCGCTCGCTTTCTGAGGGGGCGATCTACGAGCGCGAGTCGGTCGACACCGTCGCCGACGGGATCGCCGATACTCGACTGCTGGAAACCACCTTCGAGACGATGCGCGGGCGGGTCGACGGCGTGCTGACCGTCTCCGACGCGGAGATCGCGGCCGCTGTCGCGCTGGCGGCCGAGCGCGCGAAGACCGTCGTCGAGCCGGCGGGCGCCGCGCCGCTGGCGGCGTTACTGTCGGGTGCGGCGGACGTCGCCGACGAACACGTCGCGGCCGTGCTCTCGGGAGGCAACGTCGACCTCACCGACCACGCCGACCTCGTCCGCCAGGGGTTGATCGAGCTCGGCCGATACGCGACGCCGCGGCTCGCCGTCGACGACCGCTCCCGGATCGAGGCGATCGCAAACCGGGTAGCCGAGGGCGGGGCGGAGCTCGCTGCCGTCGAGACGGACCGACGCACGCCCGGCGACGACCCGAACCGCCGGTCGCTCGTCCTCGGGATCGAGGGGAACGGCCCCGAACACGTGGGGGGCGTTCTCGCGGGACTCGACGGGATCGAGGGCGTTTCGGTGCTCGATGCGGAGTTGTGCGATGACCCGATCTTCGGCTGA
- a CDS encoding aspartate aminotransferase family protein, with amino-acid sequence MAGPPIEEIHFENAPDVGEVPGPESTRLVEKQREIDSSAVAYPNDIPLAFEEGKGATLRDADGNTFIDLFAGIGVLNVGHANPYVMEAVHEQADKIVHTVDFPSEARLELIEKLDEIAPGELAGDNRVIFGGPTGSDAIEAAIKLAKYNTGNTGLIAFRGAYHGPTSGPMSLTSNKKFKSRYTPLLPDVVHAPYPYPLRQGKTEDEAVKDALEEVRAIVEDPYGGLANPAGIFAEPIQGEGGVVVPPEGFLEGLREIADDNALPLVFDEIQSGLGRSGEWFACEHYDVTPDAMTMAKALGGAGFPLSATMYREELDTWGPGDHAGTYRGHVVAMRAGTRAIEYIQEHDLLAHARELGEYLRGRLREAGESNPLLAEVRGKGLFIGAEFSDDGEPADEVVDEIQRYCYERGVLVWTAGRHGSVLRLLPPLVLTHELAETAMDVVCEAIERTTP; translated from the coding sequence ATGGCAGGACCACCGATCGAGGAGATCCACTTCGAGAACGCGCCCGACGTCGGGGAAGTGCCGGGCCCCGAGTCCACACGACTGGTCGAGAAACAACGCGAGATCGACAGCAGCGCCGTCGCCTATCCCAACGACATCCCGCTTGCCTTCGAGGAGGGGAAGGGCGCGACGCTCCGGGATGCCGACGGCAACACCTTCATCGACCTGTTTGCGGGCATCGGCGTGCTCAACGTCGGCCACGCGAACCCCTACGTGATGGAGGCGGTCCACGAGCAGGCCGACAAGATCGTTCATACGGTGGACTTCCCCAGCGAGGCCCGCCTCGAACTCATCGAGAAGCTCGACGAGATCGCACCGGGCGAACTCGCGGGGGACAATCGAGTGATCTTCGGCGGTCCGACCGGCAGCGACGCCATCGAGGCCGCGATCAAGCTCGCGAAGTACAACACCGGTAACACCGGTCTGATCGCCTTCCGGGGGGCCTACCATGGCCCAACCAGCGGCCCGATGAGCCTGACCTCAAACAAGAAATTCAAGAGCCGCTACACGCCCCTGCTCCCCGACGTCGTCCACGCGCCCTATCCTTACCCACTCAGACAGGGCAAAACCGAGGACGAGGCGGTGAAGGACGCCCTCGAAGAGGTCCGCGCGATCGTCGAGGACCCCTACGGCGGGCTTGCCAATCCAGCAGGTATTTTCGCCGAGCCGATTCAGGGCGAAGGCGGGGTCGTCGTCCCGCCGGAGGGATTTCTCGAGGGGCTGCGCGAGATCGCCGACGACAACGCCCTTCCCTTAGTGTTCGACGAGATCCAATCAGGATTGGGCCGCTCGGGCGAGTGGTTCGCCTGCGAGCACTACGACGTGACGCCCGACGCGATGACGATGGCCAAGGCCCTCGGAGGAGCCGGTTTTCCCCTCTCGGCGACGATGTACCGCGAGGAACTCGACACGTGGGGACCGGGCGACCACGCCGGCACCTACCGGGGCCACGTCGTCGCGATGCGTGCGGGCACGCGGGCTATCGAGTACATCCAAGAACACGACCTCCTCGCGCATGCCCGCGAACTCGGCGAGTACCTGCGGGGCCGGCTGCGCGAGGCCGGCGAGTCGAACCCGCTCCTGGCGGAGGTCCGTGGGAAGGGCCTGTTCATCGGCGCGGAGTTCTCGGACGACGGCGAACCCGCCGACGAGGTCGTCGACGAGATCCAGCGCTACTGCTACGAGCGCGGCGTGCTCGTCTGGACCGCCGGCCGCCACGGAAGCGTTCTTCGCCTGTTGCCGCCGCTCGTGCTCACCCACGAACTGGCCGAGACGGCGATGGACGTGGTCTGCGAGGCGATCGAGCGGACGACCCCTTGA